A region of Mustela lutreola isolate mMusLut2 chromosome 17, mMusLut2.pri, whole genome shotgun sequence DNA encodes the following proteins:
- the NFATC2IP gene encoding NFATC2-interacting protein, producing the protein MAEPVRRRGRRPRGGSAGRGARGSRGGRGRRPRVPRPSAPRTLDSEFVDLVSDSDEEVVEVAAARGALDSVEVPPAGPSGPAARRDDGDSDGADAPPAGAARAPVRRRRRRLLGPGEAPAVPVYSGKVESSLHLIPDHQSLLKLCPPEAEAEEETDMADSSSPHAEEAPCPESPWKKKLRSKDAEEKTKEVFLVQDTSPLPSPLPRTKSRKHTRALQKLREVSKRLQDLRSCLSPKQRQDQDHQHQEDEVVLVEGPTLPESPRLFPMKIRCRADVVRLPVRMSEPLQRVVDHMATRLGVSPSRILLLFGETELSPTATPRTLKLGVADIIDCVVLASSPETSQMSQVLQLRVQGKEKHQTLEVALSPDSPLKNLMSRYEEAMGLSGHKLSFFFDGTKLSGKELPADLGMESGDLIEVWG; encoded by the exons ATGGCGGAGCCGGTGAGGAGACGGGGCCGCCGGCCTCGGGGCGGCAGTGCCGGGCGAGGGGCTCGCGGGTCCCGGGGCGGCCGGGGGCGGCGTCCTCGCGTCCCGCGACCTTCCGCCCCGCGCACCCTGGACTCGGAGTTTGTGGACTTGGTCAGCGACAGCGATGAGGAGGTCGTGGAGGTCGCGGCGGCGCGCGGCGCGCTGGACTCGGTCGAGGTCCCTCCCGCGGGGCCCTCAGGGCCGGCCGCCCGCCGGGACGACGGCGACAGCGACGGGGCGGACGCGCCGCCCGCCGGAGCCGCGCGGGCACCGgtcaggcggcggcggcggcggctgctgggTCCGGGGGAGGCACCGGCCGTCCCGGTGTACTCGGGGAAG GTGGAAAGCAGCCTTCATCTCATCCCAGATCACCAGTCCCTCCTGAAACTCTGTCCCCCGGAGGCGGAGGCCGAGGAAG agacGGATATGGCAGATTCCAGCAGTCCCCATGCTGAGGAGGCCCCGTGTCCAGAGTCTCCCTGGAAGAAGAAGCTCAGGAGTAAGGATGCAGAAGAGAAGACAAAGGAGGTGTTTCT GGTTCAAGACACCTCTCCTTTGCCTTCACCTCTGCCACGGACCAAAAGCAGAAAGCATACGCGGGCACTCCAGAAGTTAAG GGAGGTGAGCAAGCGCCTCCAAGATCTCCGTTCCTGCCTGAGTCCCAAGCAGCGCCAGGACCAGGATCACCAGCACCAGGAGGACGAGGTGGTCCTGGTGGAGGGTCCCACCCTTCCGGAGAGCCCCCGACTCTTCCCGATGAAAATCCGGTGCCGGGCTGATGTGGTCAGACTGCCCGTCAGAATG TCGGAGCCCCTACAGCGTGTGGTGGACCACATGGCCACCCGTCTCGGGGTGTCCCCAAGCAGGATCCTCTTGCTCTTTGGAGAGACAGAGCTGTCCCCTACTGCTACTCCCAGGACACTAAAGCTCGGAGTGGCTGACATCATTG ACTGCGTGGTGCTAGCAAGTTCGCCCGAGACCTCACAGATGTCCCAAGTGCTCCAGCTGCGGGTGCAGGGAAAGGAGAAACACCAGACGCTGGAAGTCGCACTGTCTCCG GACTCTCCTCTCAAGAACCTCATGTCCCGGTACGAGGAGGCCATGGGACTCTCAGGCCACAAGCTCTCCTTCTTCTTTGATGGGACAAAGCTTTCAGGCAAGGAGTTGCCTGCTGATCTGGGTATGGAATCCGGGGACCTCATCGAGGTCTGGGGCTGA
- the SPNS1 gene encoding protein spinster homolog 1 encodes MSGPDTAPFLSQADDTDDGPAPGTPGLPGSLGSSKSEDPGVADREGLQRITGLSPRRSALVVAVLCYINLLNYMDRFTVAGVLPDIEQFFSIGDSSSGLIQTVFISSYMVLAPVFGYLGDRYNRKYLMCGGIAFWSLVTLGSSFIPRERFWLLLLTRGLVGVGEASYSTIAPTLIADLFVADQRSRMLSVFYFAIPVGSGLGYIAGSKVKDVAGDWHWALRVTPGLGVVAVLLLFLVVREPPRGAVERHSDSPPLSPTSWWADLRALARNPSFILSSLGFTAVAFVTGSLALWAPAFLLRSRVVLGETPPCLPGDSCSSSDSLIFGLITCLTGVLGVGLGVETSRRLRRSNPRADPLVCAAGLLGSAPFLFLSLACARGSIVATYIFIFIGETLLSMNWAIVADILLYVVIPTRRSTAEAFQIVLSHLLGDAGSPYLIGLISDRLRRSWPPSFLSEFRALQFSLMLCAFVGALGGAAFLGTAIFIEGDRRRAQLHVQGLLRETGPTDDRIVVPQRGRSTRVPVSSVLI; translated from the exons ATGTCCGGGCCCGACACCGCGCCCTTCCTCAGCCAGGCGGATGACACGGACGACGGGCCGGCGCCCGGCACCCCGGGGTTACCGGGGTCCCTGGGGAGCTCCAAGTCCGAGGATCCCGGGGTCGCGGACCGGGAGGGGCTGCAGCGCATCACCGGCTTGTCTCCGCGTCGCTCGGCTCTCGTCGTGGCCGTGCTGTGCTACATCAACCTTCTCAACTACATGGACCGCTTCACCGTGGCGG GCGTCCTTCCGGACATTGAGCAGTTCTTCAGCATCGGAGACAGCAGCTCTGGCCTCATCCAGACCG TGTTCATCTCCAGTTACATGGTGTTGGCACCTGTGTTTGGCTACCTGGGTGACAGGTACAATCGGAAGTATCTGATGTGCGGGGGCATTGCCTTCTGGTCCCTGGTGACACTGGGGTCGTCCTTCATCCCCAGAGAG CGATTCTGGCTGCTCCTCCTGACCCGGGgcctggtgggggttggggaagccAGTTACTCCACCATTGCGCCCACCCTCATCGCCGACCTCTTCGTGGCGGACCAGCGGAGCCGCATGCTCAGCGTGTTCTATTTTGCCATCCCTGTGGGCAG TGGTCTGGGTTACATTGCAGGCTCCAAAGTGAAGGATGTGGCCGGGGACTGGCACTGGGCTCTGCGG GTGACTCCAGGTCTAGGGGTGGTGGCTGTTCTGCTGCTGTTCCTGGTGGTACGCGAGCCCCCAAGGGGAGCCGTGGAGCGCCACTCGGACTCCCCGCCCCTCAGCCCCACCTCCTGGTGGGCAGATCTGAGGGCTCTGGCACGAAA TCCTAGTTTCATCCTCTCTTCCCTTGGCTTCACTGCTGTGGCCTTTGTCACTGGCTCCCTGGCTCTTTGGGCTCCTGCGTTCTTGCTGCGTTCCCGTGTGGTCTTGGGGGAGACCCCGCCCTGCCTTCCTGGAGACTCCTGCTCTTCCTCTGACAG cctcatCTTTGGGCTCATCACCTGCCTGACCGGGGTCCTGGGTGTGGGCCTGGGTGTGGAGACCAGCCGCCGCCTCCGCCGTTCCAACCCCCGGGCTGACCCACTGGTCTGCGCTGCTGGCCTCTTGGGCTCTGCGCCCTTCCTCTTCCTGTCCCTTGCCTGTGCCCGTGGTAGCATCGTGGCCACCTAT ATTTTCATCTTTATTGGAGAGACACTGCTGTCCATGAACTGGGCCATTGTAGCTGACATTCTGTTG tacGTGGTGATTCCCACACGACGTTCCACTGCTGAGGCCTTCCAGATTGTGCTGTCCCACCTGCTGGGTGATGCCGGGAGCCCCTACCTCATTGGCCTG ATCTCCGACCGCCTCCGCCGGAGCTGGCCGCCTTCCTTCTTGTCCGAGTTCCGGGCCCTGCAGTTCTCGCTCATGCTCTGCGCCTTCGTTGGGGCTCTGGGCGGGGCTGCCTTCCTGGGCACGGCCATCTTCATCGAGGGGGACCGCCGGCGGGCCCAGCTGCACGTGCAGG gTCTGCTGCGTGAGACAGGGCCCACAGACGACCGCATTGTGGTACCCCAGCGAGGCCGCTCCACCCGGGTCCCCGTGTCCAGTGTGCTCATCTGA
- the LAT gene encoding LOW QUALITY PROTEIN: linker for activation of T-cells family member 1 (The sequence of the model RefSeq protein was modified relative to this genomic sequence to represent the inferred CDS: inserted 3 bases in 2 codons), with protein sequence MEAVVLIPYVLGLVLLPLLVAALCVRCRELPGSYDTAASDSLTPSSIVLKRPPTVVPWPSAASYGPVTSYPPLSQPDLLPIPRSPQPPRVPSSRQDSDGANSVASYENEGTSGAPGALLAXGGWRPAWALLTAVSLXPAPVCEDDDEEEEDYPNEGYLEVLPDSTPATSTTVPLAPVTSNPGLRDSAFSMESGEDYVNVPESEESADASLDGSREYVNVSQELPPMARTEPAVLSSQKVEDEDEEEEEGAPDYENLQGLN encoded by the exons ATGGAGGCCGTGGTTCTCATCCCCTACGTGCTGGGCCTCGTCCTGCTGCCTCTCCTGGTCGCGGCCCTGTGCGTGCGCTGCCGGGAGCTGCCAG GCTCTTATGACACGGCGGCCTCTGACAG CTTGACCCCAAGTAGCATCGTGCTCAAACGACCTC CCACAGTCGTGCCCTGGCCATCAGCTGCCTCCTATGGGCCTGTGACCTCCTACCCACCTCTGAGCCAGCCGGACCTGCTCCCTATCCC GAGGTCCCCACAGCCGCCCCGCGTGCCGTCTTCCCGGCAGGACTCAGATGGTG CCAACAGTGTGGCAAGTTATGAGAACGAGGGTACGTCTGGGGCCCCGGGTGCCCTGCTCGC GGGAGGCTGGCGCCCGGCCTGGGCCCTGCTGACCGCTGTGTCGC CCCCAGCACCCGTCTGTGAGGACgacgacgaggaggaggaggactatCCCAACGAGGGCTACTT GGAGGTGCTTCCCGACAGCACGCCGGCCACCAGCACCACTGTCCCACTGGCTCCTGTGACCAGCAACCCCGGCCTCCGAGACAGCGCCTTCTCCA TGGAGTCCGGGGAGGATTATGTGAATGTTCCTGAGAGCGAGGAGAGTGCAGACGCGTCTCTGG ATGGGAGCCGGGAGTATGTGAACGTGTCCCAGGAGCTGCCGCCCATGGCTAGGACCGAACCTG CTGTCCTGAGCTCCCAGAAGGTGGAAGATGAGGacgaagaagaggaagagggagctccAGATTATGAGAATCTGCAGGGCCTTAACTGA